Within the Piliocolobus tephrosceles isolate RC106 chromosome 15, ASM277652v3, whole genome shotgun sequence genome, the region CCCTTTCATTGGGGCTGGCTTGAGGGACTCTGTTCCTTGCAACCAAATACTGGAGCAATACCCTAGAAAGCTCTCTTTTACAGCAGGATCAAATCCCTGCTTTTATTAGAAACACATACTAGGAATAGTTGAAATGCATTGTCTTGGAATTAATAAAACTCAATATTGTACGCTAGGAGGCAGGAAGGATGTTATGAGACACTCTGAGTGTATGATAAAGAGGCCTCACACACCTTTTCTCATGAAGGAGGAAATTGACTGGTCCATGATAGATTTGGAAACTGTAGAACGATTTGTCATgggattttctttcattttctcaaacGACGTCTCCTGGACAATTTTATCTAGCACTGTTTCATCCAAGTTCTTTCCCATGAACTGCATCACCTTCCGAATTTCATGCTTTGGGTCCTGTGGCAAGGGTAACATTGGACTGGAATGGATGAGAGTATCAGAAAGAAATACTACAATTCTCTGGGATGTCCTTTGAAACAACTTTGAATTTCTCTGCCCCTGAAGAACCACTTTAAAATGGTTCTTCTGCAGAGCCTTCACTCACCCTCTTTATGTCCTCatagaagaggaagagaatgtGGTATCTGTCTTTCATCTTCCACCATCCTTTCACATGATCAAACCAGGAACCCCAAACCACTGAAATAGACACAAGAAACAGAATGGTCTATGTAGGCATTGTACAAAGCCTTCTGAGTATTAGGGATTTTCCTGTGAGTTAGAGAGAGAAAACCCAAATTCTGGGTTAGGTATGTCCTAAGGGTTCTGATCTGTTTGATTTTGAGGATGATATAGATGGGGACAGCCTTGGAGTTACTTGCCCCAACATCTTCCCTAAAGTGGCTTCCTGTCTATTATGTGCAATCATATAGGGACAAGGACACTCTTTGGAAGAGGATGACTCTAATTAAAGGCTTTGAATCAGGTGGAAGATGTTTGCTGAGGGCTGTGGGCATATACTTAGAAAGTGGCCAGCTTGCTCTGCCCAGTTCCAGTCTGTGGTAGGACACACCTGATGAGGTGCAGGCATTCTAGGGGATAAAAGACTACCTGTGGTTCCCTAGACCCAGCCTAGCTGGAGTGAGAATGCAAGGGTGTGAAGGATGTTCCTGTACCTTTTCCATTGATGAAGGTTTCAAAATATTCTTCCCAGGTACCAGGGTCAGGAAGCATGTGGTTCATCCTTTGGAAATGGTAGTAGGAAACCATACAGTCTTTGGCATTTCGAGCTACATAAAGGAACTTTGGGGTAAGAAAAGAGGTGGGTAAAAGATGGTATAAAAAGTGGACTTTCACAGAGTTCCCTTAGGCGGAGCCATCCTGCGGGTTGCTGTGCACTCTGGCTCAGTTCTGTGGTGCTTGGCCTTGTgacctctctcttctttctgtctctgcttcGTCACCAGTCTGCTCTCTGCTTCAAACTCAGTCCATTTAATTAGCTAATCAATTAGGGATTGTTGAGGATTAGATTGCCTGATTGCCCCTTTGGTATCAGGAGCAAAATCTTTCTGTATAAACTATGACCTGACACGTGAATAGGAGACTTCCACAGTATCATCGTAAACTGATGATCCCTCTCGCACCCTCCCAAAGATGCACAGAAGCTTCATGTTTAAGAGTTTGAGTCACAGAGCAAGAAAATAGCTTCTATTTTTCTCCTGGCCTCCTCAGCTTGAATGATTTCCATCTCTAATCATTTCAGCTCTGCCCCTACAAACATTCCTTCAAGTTCCACTTTGCCCACAACTTCACATCCCTCCACCCTGCCAACCTTTCATTTTATGAAATCTGACTTTTTTTCCCAGTACTCAGTTCATATTTTAACAGCATCAATCCCAAATGGGCCTCTTGACTACACATCTCAGATCTATGGGCAGCTATTTCAATGCTGTACTTTTTCATTCATTCGCTTTaaagtggttctcaactggggatgATGGGATGGTTGTGTCCactaggggacatttggcaatgtctggagacagtttTGGTTTCACAACTTGGAGTGgtggtgctactggcatccaTGCAGGGGCCAAGGATGCTGTTCAACATTCTATAATACACAGAAGGGTCCCCCTGCTCCCacccacaagaaagaaaaatctgccCCAAATGTCAGGAGTGCTATATTAATTATGTCTTTTATATTCTGTATCTGATGCTTTGACATCCTAGGGCTTTGCTGACTCTGGAGGAACTGCCTACAACACCCCAGAGCCTACTCCCCCAACACCTGCACTGTTGGGCTCTTACACACTGGGCCACTATTCACCTGCCCTGATCACCCCAGGGTCAGATACCAGATGACTAGGCCCAGCCCCTGTGGCTGAAAGCCTGCTGCAATGGTTCAAACTGGCCAATCCCAAGCCTCCTTACCCTGTCTCATCTGTTCCTTCCCAAAGAAACCACATCAAGGCTCTTGCCCATGTCTCCTACTcactctctctgcctcctgaccTATCCCATTGCTTCCCTGTGAGGCTCCGTGTGACATGCCATGCCTCCCGTTCTAGAGATCTGTGAGGATACACTTTTTCCTTATGACAGTCACCACTGTACCTGCGTGTCTTGCCATGCCTGATTATATCAAGTCCCAGGCCCCTTAGAGCAAGTGCTaaggttgagaaacactgctccTGAAAGTGCTGACTCTATTACTGTCTACTAAGTCCTACTGCCCATCTTCTCTTCTCCAACTTACCAAGCTGCCAAACACCAGTAAAGAAGGTTTCAAgaaatgttgatttaaaaaattccccgagtttctaaattttttatcctcaattttcttccttttcactgcTGCTTGGTAATCCTTTTATTAATCCCTCCCGTGCTCCATCTCTTGGCTTTTAGCTCTAGCCACAGGTCTGTCCTCTCTCCTCAAACCTTTACCCTCAAACCTTCCTGTCTGGGTTCACTAATTCTCTATGCAGCTGTTCTGCACTTTAACCTATGCttgagtttttaatttccatgattttatattttttgttatagaaattccatttattcacttaatatttCTGTGTCTAAAAGTagcatcttatttcttttttatttttgattcactctttcatttattcacaCAACTTGAACCTTCTTTTATTTCTACAGCTGATAATCATATTGTCTGAAGTTCCTGAGGTCTGACTTTTCCACGGGGTCTTTCTGAAGACTGTGTCTCATGGTGGCTTGTTCTCTTGTGTATTTTGTAATGTGGGATGGTGAGCTCAAGTGGGGATCCTATGGGGGGTCTGAGTTGCAGCTGTGCCCCTCCAGAGAGGACCTGGGAACACTGGCTGTGGGGACTACCTTGTGTAATTTCTCTGCCTGTAGTTTCTTGCACAATGCGAGGAGTGCAATTTTGAATTTCAAACCCTGAGAGAGGAAACCTGTGGCTACACATTCTCAAGGGAGCTGAGAGCCTAGGTCAAGGCAGAGCGGTTCCCCAAGgtcttcctctgcctcctccacccATCTATTGAGGATGTAGCCCTTCATTGGTCCCAGCTTTGGCTCCTCATTCTTCTGCTTCCTTGTTCCCTGGTCTTTGACCCTGTCCCTGTGCAGCCATTAAAACTCAAGTTGTTAGATTATCCAGGTCATCAAATTTCCCCAGGAGTCCCAGTCTCAACTTgcctctctgagtttcagttccCTCTGCAGTTTATAAACCTAGGGACTTTATTTTGATCTCAGTTATGCATTTAAAAGgaagtttgtgatttttttaaagcagtaatcCTGAATGTTTTACATGTAAGTGCTTCGGGGGTTCAGAATACCTAGTTTGCTATAGTTCTGGAAATGAAAGTTTTTGTCCCCTTGTCCAACATTACTGAAAGGACTGAAGTCATTTgatgtgagtcctccaacttcaCTCCAGTCCCCCAGAACGTATCTTTCTTAgcccttctttccccttccttcctgcctttaaGGAAACAGTGCCCCACTTTCTCACCAAGGCTGGCATCTCAGTTTGCACCCTTGACTCTACTTGCTCTACAGCTGCTTCCGTATTTACTTAGAAAGTACGTGTCTAATGCCCTCTACATGCCAGGAGCTTATTAGGCACTGAGGTGCATACAAATAAAGtcacagaataaataaaacaaggaacTCAGAGTCTaccagaggctaaggtggggtGTCCTCAAGAGCATTGCTCTGTCTGTTCATCTGTTTACAATTTGGGGAGATCTTTAGCTCTTTTCCTCTCATTCTTCCCTCCCTGGTCTGTTAGAGAGCCTCCCCATGGCCTGCAGCCTGGGATCACCATCTTCTCCCCTTCATTTCACAGCTACACTTACTGCACTCACTGCCTCCTCATTTCTCTAGTTTCCTCCAAATATTTAGTCTGGCTCCTGCCTTCATGTCCTATTTGAAACTGTTCAGGTGAATGTCCTGCTAAGTGTAGaactttactttttctctttgctgGTAAGCATCAGAGACAGTGGAGAGGCAAAGGTGACGACGAATGTTCTGTGTTGGGGTCTGCAGGACTCACTTTGGTTGGCTTACTCTCCCTTCTGTCACTGGGAGCTGTTGATATCTTACCTTGCAGTTGTTTTCCCAGAAAGATGGTGGCAGCAGCTGAGTGGAAAGGTGAGTCTTTAGTATCCGTGGAGAGGGCATTGCTTTGGCTTTTTCCACACCTTTAAAATAGTTCAAGAGGAAACATCTGTGTAGTACAAGCACTACCCGGGGACCTCATGATCCCGGCTCTGCCCAGGATATCCCATCACCCACCTATCTTTCTGCTAGTCTCTTGACTTTCTTTTGGGATTTTACAATGGGATTAttgatataattttcattttagtggAATCACACAGCTTGAATCCTGGATGGGACCTTAGAGTTAATTTACTCTGTCACTTTAAGGATGAAGATGAGAAAGGGCAGGTGATGTCTTGCTGAGGCACAGTCAGCCAGGACCAGACAGCAGAGGCCTCCCTCACCTTCCTGCCAGCCAGAGATGACCCCCACGTGCCTGCAGCAGGCTGTCTCGTGTACCTGGCCTGTTTGCAATCActtgtttcatttctaaaaacATATATACTTGCTGGCCTGTGAGTCATGATTTCTAAAAGCCTTAATGAGCACTTTGTGCAATCGTTGTGTTAAGCTGAGGTTAGGGGGAAAAGGCAACAAAGACGAGAAAAACACAGACCTTCTCCCTAAGGAGCTTCCACTCTGGTGTGGGAATCAGAGGCTCATGCAAATCATGTCAGAGGAGCTGGGTCAAGTTAGTGCTGAGGATCTCCTTCCTCTTTAAGAccgaataatgttccattgtatgtgtgTCCACATCTTGTTTATCAATTCATCCATCGGTGGCCACTTGGCTTGTTTCCACctttgggctattgtgaataatgttattTTGAATGTGGGTGTACAGGTATCTGTTTGAgaccatgtttttatttctttgggatatatgcccagaagtggaattgctggatcatgtagtCATggtaatttttgttaaataaaaaagtgtttgggcactaaaaagaaaagttggaaaaccACCGTTAGCTGTTTTTGAAGTCCGTATTCCTTAGAAGACCTGCAAAGCTGTCCTGCCTCTAGTCTCTTTCCTCAGCTCCACCTCTACGCCAGCTCACACTCGGTCCTTTCACGTGCCCTGGTCCTGCTGCCCCAGGCCCCTGTGCCTCCCTCCAGCCCTCACCTCTACACATCTGGTCAGTCCTGCTCACTCTTCAAGGGTCTCTCCAGCACTTTCAGTGCTGGTGACATGGTGGCCTGAACGTTATGAAGATCTTTCCTGTTAATCACACACCTGCAGATTCTGATTAAAACACCAAACACTCATTTAAGTGCAGAATCAGGCTCATAAGAAAATAAGGGGAGCCTCCAGGGACCAAAGTGAAGAGGGAGGGAGCTGCAAGATGGAGAAGTGGGCAAAGGCTTTGATGACAGCTGCCCGGAGTGGGTTCACCCACCGGACACCCAGTCCTCAGTTCAATGACCTCTGCTCAGGGAGGAGGCTGGTAGGCCTGGGATTTAATGAGGCACAGATTAGGAACAGAGACCCATGAATTGGCAGGAGAAACTCAAATGCCTGCTACCTCAGTGAAaggtgagagagaaaaacagcacCTACTGACAAAGAGAGGTAAAGTAATTTCCTTGCCTCACCTCTGGGTGCAGAAAAAGAGGCTTTCTTGAGAACTCATAACCACAATCCTGTTTTCATACTACATGCATGGATATGAAATCATACTACCTGCTTGGACCAGAAGTTAACTTAAACTATTGTAGATTGGAAATATTCCAATGTAGGTGTGAGatcaagagagggaaaaaagagcTTTTTATACAAAATTACGAAACAAATGAGGGAAAAGCCTTATGAACAAGAGCCAGAAAAAAACAGGTGGAAGAACTAAATGCTTAGTGACCTCCGTTATTGGGTACCTAATAGAGAATATAAATAactatgtttaaaatatgcaaagaagaccaggtgcagtggctcacgtctgtaattttggcactttgggaggttaaggcaggtggattgcttgagctcaggagtttgagaccaacctgggcaacatggtgaaatcctgtctctaaaaaaaaaaataccaaaattagctgggcacggtgatacacacctgtagtcccagctacttactcgggaggctgagatgggaggattgtttgagctcgagagattgaggctgcagtgagctgtgattgcacgactgcactctagcctgggtgacagagtaagaccctgtctccaaaaaaagtgcAGAGGAATGCAAGAGAAAGTGGAAAACATGATCAAGGAAACAAGAGACTACTAAAAAGACTGGGAAGATTTATAAAGTGTTTGGACATGAAAACCTACAATGAGTAGGGTTAAATAGCAGAACATACatagctgaaaagaaaaacagtagcaGAGCTAAAGAAGCACAACGTAGAGAAacacagagatgaaaactataagaAACCTTAGCAGACATAGAGGACAGAAGGGAA harbors:
- the LOC111528434 gene encoding sulfotransferase 1C2 isoform X3 translates to MALTSELGKQIKLKEVEGTLLQPATVDNWSQIQSFEAKPDDLLICTYPKAGTTWIQEIVDMIEQNGDLEKCQRAIIQHRHPFIEWARPPQPSGVEKAKAMPSPRILKTHLSTQLLPPSFWENNCKFLYVARNAKDCMVSYYHFQRMNHMLPDPGTWEEYFETFINGKVVWGSWFDHVKGWWKMKDRYHILFLFYEDIKRDPKHEIRKVMQFMGKNLDETVLDKIVQETSFEKMKENPMTNRSTVSKSIMDQSISSFMRKGTVGDWKNHFTVAQNERFDEIYRKKMEGTFINFCMEL
- the LOC111528434 gene encoding sulfotransferase 1C2 isoform X1, yielding MALTSELGKQIKLKEVEGTLLQPATVDNWSQIQSFEAKPDDLLICTYPKAGTTWIQEIVDMIEQNGDLEKCQRAIIQHRHPFIEWARPPQPSVLVLHRCFLLNYFKGVEKAKAMPSPRILKTHLSTQLLPPSFWENNCKFLYVARNAKDCMVSYYHFQRMNHMLPDPGTWEEYFETFINGKVVWGSWFDHVKGWWKMKDRYHILFLFYEDIKRDPKHEIRKVMQFMGKNLDETVLDKIVQETSFEKMKENPMTNRSTVSKSIMDQSISSFMRKGTVGDWKNHFTVAQNERFDEIYRKKMEGTFINFCMEL
- the LOC111528434 gene encoding sulfotransferase 1C2 isoform X2, encoding MALTSELGKQIKLKEVEGTLLQPATVDNWSQIQSFEAKPDDLLICTYPKAGTTWIQEIVDMIEQNGDLEKCQRAIIQHRHPFIEWARPPQPSETGFHHVAQVGLKLLSSSNPPALTSQSAKITDLLPPSFWENNCKFLYVARNAKDCMVSYYHFQRMNHMLPDPGTWEEYFETFINGKVVWGSWFDHVKGWWKMKDRYHILFLFYEDIKRDPKHEIRKVMQFMGKNLDETVLDKIVQETSFEKMKENPMTNRSTVSKSIMDQSISSFMRKGTVGDWKNHFTVAQNERFDEIYRKKMEGTFINFCMEL